From the genome of Agrococcus sp. ARC_14:
GTTCGCAGCCGATCGGATCGGCAAGATCCCCGCCATGCGGATCGCCGCGATCGGCTCGATCGTGCTGGCGCTCGCGGTCGTCGTCGCGCCGACCGTCGAGGTGCTGCTGGTCGCGCGCTTCCTCGGCGGCGCGGTGCTCGGTGCAGTGCCGGCGCTCAGCATCGCGGTCGCCTACGAGCGCATGGGCGGCCGCGCTGCCGCGGCGGTCGCGGCCGCCTACATCGCCGGCACCTCTGTCGGTGGCGCCGCCGGGCGGCTGGTGGTGGGACCCATCGCGCCGCTGCTCGGATGGCGCTGGGCGCTGCTGGTCGTCGCGGTGCTCGGTGCGGTCTCGGTGGCTGTCTTCCTGGTCGCGACGCGCGGCCGCGGCACGGTGCCTCCCGTGCCAGACGCGGGCAGCCGGCGGCGGCGGCTTGTCGCTGCCCTGCGCAGCCCCGGTCTGTGGCCGCTCTACGCGCAGGCCCTGCTGCTGGTGGCCGTGCAGGTCGGCGTCTACAACTACCTCGCCTTCCGCCTCGAGGCAGCGCCCTACGGCCTCGCCCCAGCGGTCGCCTCGCTCATCTTCGTCGCGTACGCGGCCGGCACCGTGGCCTCGCGCTGCTCGAGCTGGTTCGTGGCGCGCATCGGCGCGCGCTGGACCATGGTGGCCGGGCACGGTGCGCTGCTGGTGGGCCTCGTCATGCTCGCGCTGCAGCCGCTGCCGCTCGTGATCGCCGGGCTGGTGGTGGCGACGACGGGCTTCTTCGTCGCGCACGCCACAGCCGCCTCGCAGGTCGGCGCCCGTTCCGCGCCCGGTGTGCGCAGCCAGTCGGGTGCGCTCTACAACATCGGCTTCTACGTCGGCTCGGCGGTCGGGGGATGGGCCCTCGGGCTGCCGTTCGAGGCCGGCGGGTGGGCGCCATTCACGGTCGCGGCGCTGGGGCTCGTGATCGCGTCGCTCGTGCTCGCGCTCGCGGCGCGCGGCGAACCACGCGGGGCAGCGGATGCGGATGTCGATCCGGATGCGGTGGGTGAGCCGATCGTCGCTCCGGGCTGACGTGGCCGTCCCAGACGGCCGCTCCAGCGGTCGGGGGTAGCGGGCCACGCACGGTTCCGGTTGGGTGACTCGTGCGCGGACGCACCGGCGTCGGCGACGACATGGAGGTGTGAGATGGCTGGATTCGAACACGTTCCCGGCGCAGGCGAGCCCGACGAGCCGCAGGAGCCCCAGGTGCCGAGCGAGCCGACGGCGCCGGATGAGCCGACGGTGCCGGACGAGCCGCCGGTGCCGAGCGAGCCGGGTGAGCCGACGGAGCAGCCCCCGGGGTACCCCGGGTTCGACCCGACCGCGCCGGGCGCGCCCGAGCTGCCCGGTGCTCCGGAGGCACCGGGGGCTCCGCTGCCGCCGGAGACCCCGCGGTTCCCGCTGCAGGATGGCGGCGGCGCTCCGCGATAGCAGGAGCAGCGGCAGCCGCAGCCAGCCGCGGAGGCCGGCACCTCGCCCATTGCCGTCGGCGCCCGCACGTGGTGTGCTGGGCGCAGGCGGCGCACCGCCGCCGAGCGGTTCGGAGGTGCGAGATGGTGAGCCACGCGATGCCCGAGGGCGACCGTGATGACGACCGGCGTGACGACGACGGTCCCGATGTCGAGCTGCCCGACGACCGGGCGAGCTTCGGCGACGACGCGACGGGCAGGTCCTACGACGAGCTGGCCGATCGCGCGCAGGCCGTGATCGACAGGACGCACGAGATGGAGAAGCCAGAGCTCGAGCCCGACGACGCGTCGGTCGCGGCGCAGGCCGCGTCCGCGCATCCCGGCCCTGATGCCGACGAGCGGCCCGTCTGAGCGCCGATGCGCTGGGCGTTCAGCGGCTCCCGTCAGCCGCCTCCGAGCCGTCGCGTGAGCTCGGCGGCAGCCGCCGCGCACAGCGCGCCCAGCGCATCTCGATCGGTCTCGCCGACCGCCGTCTGCCGGAACGTCAGGCCGACTGCGGCCGCGGGGTAGCCGGCGGCATCCCTCGCCGCCGCGGCGACCGAGCCGTAGGTCGCATCCACCTCGCCGTCCTCGCGCGCCCAGCCGCGTCGCCGCACCCCGGCCAGCAGCGTCGTGAGCGCGGTGCGCGTCGCTGGCCGCTCACCGGCCAGGTCGCGGTCGTGGGGGATCAGCGCGCGCACCTGGTCGTCGCCGAGCGCGGCGAGCATCGCGCGCCCGGTCGCCGTGCGCACTGCCGGCAGCCGCACCCCGACGCGCGAGACGGTCGCGGGGGAGCGGCGTCCCTCGCCGCGACCGGCATACGCGACATCGCTGCCCGCCAGCACGGCCAGGTGGCTCGTGGCGGGCACGGCCGCCGTGCGCACGAGCCGGTCGAGGATCGGCTGCGCGAGCCGCTCGAGCCGCGTGGCGGCGGCGACCCGCGAGCCGATCTGCTGCACGCGGGCGCTCGGTCCCCAGGCGCCGAGCTCCGGATAGTGCACCAGGAACCCCTCGTCGCGCATCACCTGCAGCAGCTGGTAGGCGCTCGAGCGTGGCAGGTCGAGCGCGCGCGCGATGGTCGAGGCGCGCACCGGCCCCGCCTGCTCGGCCAGCAGCGACAGCACCCGCAGCGCGCTGCGCGCCGCCGGCATCCTGGGCACCACCACCGTGCACCTCCGGCGTCCGTGCGCGGTCGCGACGACCACGCTGTCTGAGATCTCAGACACCACTATGGCGCAGACGGATGCGTCGACACGGCCAGAGCGGTGGAATGGGGCCATGCCAGTGATCATCGGAGACGCCCCGCTCACCCGACACGACGTCGTGCAGGTCGCCCGCTTCGACGCACCCGTCGAGCTCAGCCCCGGAGCGCTCGCGCGCATCGACGAGGCACGCGCCGTGATCGACGGCCTCGCCGCCGACCCCAAGCCGCACTACGGCATCTCCACGGGCTTCGGCGCCCTCGCCAACACGGCGATCGCGCCCGAGGACCGCACGCGCCTGCAGCAGTCGCTCATCCGCTCGCACGCCGCCTCCAGCGGCGAGGCGGTCGAGCGTGAGGTCGTGCGCGGCCTCATGCTGCTGCGGCTGCAGACCCTCGCGACCGGCCGCACGGGCATCCGCCGCGCGACCGCAGAGCTCTACGCATCCATGCTCAACGCCGGCATCACGCCGGTGATCGGCGAGTACGGCTCGCTCGGTTGCTCCGGCGACCTCGCGCCGCTCTCGCACGTGGCGCTCGCCGCCATGGGCGAGGGCACCGTCCGGGTGGAGCGCCCAGGCGCGAAGCCCGGCACGGTCGAGTCGGTGACGATGGATGCGTCGACGGCGCTCACGGAGGCGGGTCTCGCGCCCGTGGTGCTGGCCGAGAAGGAGGGGCTCGCGCTCGTCAACGGCACCGACGGCATGCTCGCGATGCTGTGCCTGGCGCTCGCGGATCTCGACAAGCTGCTCGACACCGCCGACCTCACCGCCGCCATGAGCGTCGAGGGGCTGCTCGGCAGCGACGCGCCATTCGCCGCAGAGCTCATGGCGCTGCGCCCGCACCCCGGCCAGATCGCCAGCGCCGCGAACATCGCCGCGCTGCTCGCCGACAGTCCCATCGTCGCGAGCCACAAGGGGCCGGAGGACACCCGCGTGCAGGACGCCTACTCGCTGCGCTGCGCCCCGCAGGTGCACGGCACCGCGCGCGACACCGCCGCGCACGCGGCTCGGGTGGCAGAGATCGAGCTGGCGAGCGCCATCGACAACCCGGTCGTGCTGCCAGACGGCCGCGTGGTCTCGAACGGCAACTTCCACGGCGCCCCGATCGCGGCCGTGCTCGACTTCCTCGCCATCGTGATCGCCGATGTCGCGTCGATGAGCGAGCGCCGCAGCGACCGCTTCCTCGACCCGGCGCGCTCCTACGGCCTGCCGCCGTTCCTCGCCGGAGACCCCGGCGTCGACTCGGGCCTCATGATCGCCCAGTACACGCAGGCGGGCATCGTCTCGGAGCTCAAGCGCCTGGCGAGCCCCGCATCCGTCGACTCCATCCCGTCGAGCGCCATGCAGGAGGATCACGTCTCGATGGGCTGGGGCGCTGCGCGCAAGCTGCGGCGCTCTGTCGACGGGCTCGGCCGCGTGCTCGCGATCGAGCTGATGACCGCCGCACGCGGCATCGAGCTGCGCGACGAGCCCGCCGGGCCCCGCACCGGACGCGTCGTCGAGGCGCTCCGCGAGCGCGTGCCGGGCATCGGCCCCGACCGCTTCCTCGCCCGCGACATCGAGGCATCCGTCACGTTCACGGTCGGCGGCGGCGCGCTGTTCGCCGCCGAGCTGCTCGACCACGCCGAGGCATGGGTGCCCCGGCGGAATTACCGGTACACCGCTGAGACCGTGATGTTCTCGGCCCCGAACCCCCGAGGAGACCACTGATGGAAGGCGCCCGCACCGTCCGCGCACCCCGCGGCACGCAGCTGACCGCGAAGGGCTGGCAGCAGGAGGCCGCCCTGCGCATGCTCATGAACAACCTCGATCCCGAGGTCGCAGAGCATCCCGACGAGCTCGTCGTCTACGGCGGCACCGGCAAGGCCGCCCGCGACTGGCGCTCCTTCGACGCCATCGTGCGCGAGCTGACGCAGCTCGAGGATGACGAGACGCTGCTCGTGCAGTCGGGCAGGCCCGTCGGCGTCATGCGCACGAGCCCGTGGGCGCCGCGCGTGCTGATCGCCAACTCCAACCTGGTCGGCGACTGGGCGACGTGGCCCGAGTTCCGCCGCCTCGAGGCCGAAGGCCTCACGATGTACGGCCAGATGACGGCCGGCAGCTGGATCTACATCGGCACCCAGGGCATCCTGCAGGGCACCTTCGAGACCTTCGCAGCCGTCGCGGCGGCGCTCGGCCGCGAGAGCCTGACCGGCACCATCACGCTCACGGCCGGCCTCGGCGGCATGGGCGGCGCGCAGCCGCTGGCCGTCACCATGAACGACGGCGTCGCCATCTGCATCGAGGTCGACCGCTCGCGCATCCAGCGCCGCATCGAGCACCGCTACCTCGACGTCGAGGCGACGGATGTGACGGATGCGCTGGCGCGCGCCGTCGAGGCGAGGGACGCCGGGCGCGGCCTGAGCATCGGCCTGCACGCGAACGCCGCCGACGTGGTGCCGCAGCTGCTCGCGATGGGCGCACCGATCGACATCGTCACCGACCAGACCAGCGCCCACGATCCGCTCGCCTACCTGCCGAGCGGCGTCGCATTCGACGACTGGCACGCAGAGCGAGAGCGCGACCCGGAGGGCTTCACCGACCGCGCGCGGGCGTCGATGGCCGCCCACGTCGAGGCGATGGTCGGCTTCCAGTCGGCCGGCGCCGAGGTCTTCGACTACGGCAACTCGATCCGTGCCGAGGCGAAGCTCGGCGGCTTCGAGGACGCCTTCGCGTTCCCCGGCTTCGTGCCCGCATACATCCGCCCGCTCTTCTGCGAGGGCAAGGGCCCGTTCCGCTGGGCGGCGCTCTCTGGCGACCCGGAGGACATCCGCCGCACCGACGAGGCGATCCTCGAGCTCTTCCCCGACAACGCGCACCTGCACCGCTGGATCCGCATGGCACAGGAGCGCGTCGCCTTCCAGGGGCTGCCTGCCCGCATCTGCTGGCTGGGTGCCGGCGAGCGCCACCTCGCGGGCCTCAGGTTCAACGAGATGGTGGCCGACGGCACGCTCTCTGCGCCCATCGTGATCGGCCGTGACCACCTCGACAGCGGATCCGTCGCGAGCCCGTACCGCGAGACCGAGGCCATGAAGGACGGCTCCGACGCGATCGCCGACTGGCCGCTGCTCAACGCGCTCGTCAACACCGCATCCGGTGCCAGCTGGGTCTCGATCCACCACGGCGGCGGCGTCGGCATCGGCCGCTCCATCCACGCGGGCCAGGTGACGGTCGCCGACGGCACGCCGCTCGCCGCCGAGAAGCTCGCGCGGGTGCTCTCGAACGACCCCGAGATGGGCGTCATCCGCCACGTCGACGCCGGCTACGACGAGGCGATCGACTTCGCGGATGCCAACGACGTACCCATCCCCATGCGGCGCGACCAGGCAGCGACGCGGGAGGCCTGATGCCCGAGCAGCCGCGCTCGACGCTCATCACCGGCATCGGCGAGCTCACCACGAACGACGAGGGCCTCGGTCGGATGCGCGATGCCGCCCTGGTGGTGGAGGGCGACGCGATCACCTGGGTCGGCCGGGCATCCGACGCCCCGGCCGCCGATGCGCGCATCGACGTCGAGGGCCGCGCCGTGCTGCCGGGGTGGGTCGACAGCCACACCCATCTCGTGTTCGCGGGCGACCGCACTGCGGAGTTCGAGGCGCGCATGGCGGGGCAGGCCTATGCGGCCGGCGGCATCGGCGTGACCGTCGCGGCCACCCGTGCAGCGAGCGACGAGGCGCTCACCGCCAACCTCGACCGGCTGGCCGACGAGATGCTGCGCGGCGGCACGACCGCGTTCGAGACGAAGACCGGCTACGGGCTCACGGTCGCCGACGAGCTGCGCAGCGCCCGCATCGCCGCGACCCGCGCCGACGCTGTCACCTTCCTCGGCGCCCACCTGGTGCCGGAGGGCGAGGATGCGGATGCCTACGTCGACCTCGTGACCGGCGCGATGCTCGACGCGGTCGCGCCGCACGTCGACGCGGTCGATGTCTTCTGCGAGCGCGGCGCCTTCGACGAGGCCCAGTCGCGCCGCGTGCTCGAGGCGGCACGGGCGGCCGGCCTGGCGCTGCGCGTGCACGGCAACCAGCTGGGCCCCGGGCCCGGCGTGCGACTCGCGGTCGAGCTGGGCGCCGCGAGCGTCGACCACGTCGCCTTCCTCGACGACGACGAGGTGCGGATGCTCGCCGACACCTGGCAGGGCGGGTCGGGCGCGGCAGGCGGTCGCGGCACCGTCGCCACGGTGCTGCCCGCATGCGACCTCTCCACCCGCATGCCGCTCGCGCCCGCCAGGCGGCTGCTCGACGCCGGCGCGGTGGTGGCGATCGCCACCAACTGCAACCCCGGCACGAGCTACACGACCTCGATGGCGTTCTGCGTGGCGACCGCGGTGCTGCAGATGGGCCTCACGCTCGAGGAGGCGGTGCGCGCTGCGACGCTGGGCGGCGCGATCGCGCTGGGCCGCGACGAGGCCGGCACCGCCGGGGCAGGCGCCGCCCAGGCCGGCACCGCCCGCCTGCCGCTGGGCCGCATCCGCCCCGGGTCCCGCGCCGACCTGCAGGTGCTCGAGGCGCCCTCCATCACGCACCTCGCCTACCGCCCCGGCGTGCCGCTCGTGCACGCCGTGTGGCGCGCGGGGGAGAGGCTGGTCTGAAGCCCAGGATCGCGCCGCCGATGCGACGCACAGTGTCCCCCACTAGCCTCTCGCCATGACGGTGATGATGCGGGGCCTGAGCACGGCAGTGCCGACGACGGAGCTGGTGCAGTCCGATGTGGAGGAGGTCTTCGCTTCGCAGCCGGGGCTCACGAGGCTCGCGCAGCGCATCGTCAGCACCTCGTTCGGCGTCTCAGGCATCGAGCGCCGCTACACGGTGATCGACGAGCTGACCCTCGAGGGGCCGGCCGCCGAGGAGCCCGAGTTCTTCGATCGCACGTCTGGCCGGCTGCTCGACCCTGGCACGCGGCTGCGCAACGACCGCTACGAGACACACGCGAGCCGCCTCTACGTCGAGGCCGGTCGCGCCGCGCTCGACGCGGTCGACGGGATCACGGCCGCTGATGTGACGCACGTGATCACCGTCTCGTGCACCGGCTTCTACGCGCCTGGACCAGACTTCGTCCTCGCGCGCGACCTCGGGCTGCGGGCGGGCGTGCAGCGCTACCACCTCGGTTTCATGGGCTGCTACGCCTCGGTGCCCGCGCTGCGCCTGGCGCGGCAGCTGTGCGAGGCCGACGCCGAAGCCGTCGTGCTCGTGGTGAGCGTCGAACTCTGCACCTTGCACCTGCGCACCTCGAACGACCCCGACACGATCGTCGCGACCTCGTTGTTCGGCGACGGCGCCGGGGCTGCGCTGGTCAGCGCGCGGCCGCTGGACGAGGGCGAGCGCGCGTTCCAGCTCGATGCCTTCGCCACCCGCACGACCCCGCAGGGCGAGGGAGCCATGGCGTGGCGCATCGGCGACCACGGCTTCGAAATGGTGCTCTCGAACGCCGTGCCCTCGCTCATCGGCGAGCACGTGACCGGCGCGATCGCGCCGCTGCTGGAGTCTGAACCCGCGCTCGGCGCAGCGCTGGACGAGGAGCGCGCCGGCGAGGCGATCGAGCACTGGGCGATCCATCCGGGCGGGCGCAGCATCCTCGACAAGGTCGAGTCGACGCTGCGGCTGACCGAGGCGCAGCTCGTGCCCGCCCGCGAGACGCTGCGCGACTACGGCAACATGTCGAGCGCCACCGTGCTGTTCGTGCTCGAGCGCATCCTGCGCGACCCGGCGGCGGTCGACGGCGACCGGGTGGTGGCGATGGCCTTCGGGCCGGGGCTCACGGTCGAGTCGGCGCTGCTCACCGTCCGCGGCTGAGGCCGGCGTGCTGCTGGGTGGGCTCCTCGCGCGCGACCCCGAGGCGCACGAGACCATGGACGATCCGGACTGCGACCCGGTCATGCTGGCGCGCACGTTCGCGCGCTTCGCGCTCGTCAACGCGCTCGTCTCGTCACCCGGCGCGCTCTACCGCCACTGGATCCGCCCCCGTCTGCGGGCGGGCGAGGCGGTGCGGATGCTCGACGTGGGCACGGGCGGCGGCGACCTGCCGCGCCGGCTGCTCCGCTGGGCGTCGCGTGACGGCGGCGCACTGACGGCGGTCGCGATCGACCCGGACCCGCGGGCGATCGCGGCGGCGCTCGACGGGCCGTCGATGCCCGGCCTCGACCTCCGCCAGACCACCACGCGCGCGCTCGCCGTGTCGGGCGAGCGCTTCGACGTCGTGGTCTCCAACCACGTGCTGCACCACCTCTCGCCGCACGAGCTCGGCGCGATCCTGGCCGACTCCGAGCGGCTCGCAGCGCCCGGAGGCGTCGTGGTGCACGGCGACATCGCCCGCTCGCCGCTCGCGTATGCCGCCTTCGCGGCCGCCACGCTGCCCTTCGAGTCGACGCTGCTGCGCGACACCTTCATCCGCGCAGACGGCCTCGCCTCGATCCGCCGCAGTCACACGAGGGCTGAGCTCGCGCGGGCAGCGCCGCCCGGCTGGCGGGTGCAGCGCGGCTTCCCCGCGCGACTCGAGCTGGTGCGGGGCGCTCCATGACCTGGCGGCCCGGGTCCGCTCGGCCCGGGATCGAGCAGCACGACGTCGCGATCGTCGGCGCCGGCGCCGTGGGGCTGCTGCTGGCCTGCCTGCTCTCGCAGCGGGGCATCGATGTCGTCGTGCTCGAGCGCCGCAGCGAGCCCGGATCCGCGTCACGCGCGTTCGGCATCCATCCGCCCGGCCTCGCGGCCCTCGATGCCGCCGGCGTCGGCGAGACGGTGCGGGCCGAGGCGCTGGAGATCCGCTCCGGCGCAGCGCTCAGCGGCGGCCGTCGCATCGCGACGCTCGACCTGTCGGAGCGACCCGTCCACGCGCTGCCGCAGCACCGCACCGAGATGATCCTGCGCGAGCGGCTCGCGGCGCTGGCTCCTGCGGCGCTGCGCACGGGTGCCGAGGTCATCGGCCTGTGGCAGGACGCGGACGGCGTCGAGCTGACGCTCACGGGCGGCGGATGCGTCGGCGCGCGCTGGGCGGTCGGCGCCGACGGGGTGCGCAGTCGCGTGCGGCAGCTGCTGGGCATCGAGCTGCGGCAGCGACGCGGGGTCGCCGGCTATGCGATGGCCGACGTGGACGACGCGGATGCGGGCGCGGCCGCGCTGCTGCACCTCGAGCCGGGCGGCATCGTGGAGTCGTTCCCGCTGCCCGCGGGCCGGCGGCGCTGGGTCGTGCGGCTCGCCCAGCCGCAGGCGTCCGTCACGGCCGAGCAGCTCCAGCGCATCCTCGACGAGCGGCTCCGCGGGCCCAGCGGCAGCATGCGCAGCGCAGCCGTGCCCAGCGCCGAACTGCCCCACGCAGCCCCGCCCGGCGGCACCGTCCCGAGCGGCACCGTGCCCAGCGGCACCGTGCCGAGCGCCTTCCTCGCCCGGCAGCGGCTCGCCGCGCGCTTCGCGAGCGGCCGGGTCGCGCTCGCGGGCGACGCGGCGCATGAGCTCAGCCCCATCGGCGGGCAGGGCATGAGCCTCGGCTGGCTCGACGCGCTCGCGCTCGAGCGAGCGATCGCCGGTGCGCAGCCCGGTGCTGCGCCGTTCGCGACCTACGCGCGGGTGCGGCGGGCGGCCGCGGCGCGCGCCATGCGTCGAGCCGCCTGGAACATGGCGATGGGAGCACCCGCGAGCGAGTCGGTGCTCGCCGGGCGGTTGGCGCTCGTGCGCGCGCTCGCGCTGCCGCCCGCGCGCGCTGCGCTGGTGGCGGCGTTCACGATGCGCGGTCTCTGAGCGGCAGTGCCTGCGCGCTGCGCTGGCGGTGCCGTGCGCGATGCGCGGTCGGCGCCGCCCCTCAGACCGCGCGCAGCCGCGGGACGGGGCGCTCGCGACCCGCGAGCGCGGCGAGCGCCTCGAGCACGCCCAGCGCGACGAGCCGCACCGTGCGACCATCGGCCGTGTCGGCGGTGGCGTCGACCTCGGTGAAGTCGATCGAGCGCACGCGGTCGTCGGCCACGAGCGCGCGGATCAGCGAGCGCAGCTGCCAGGCGCTGATGCCGCCGGGCACCGATGCGGGGCAGCCGGGCGCGACGGAGCGGTCGCACACGTCGACGTCGACGTCGACGTGCACGGGCCCGCCTGCGGCGCCGGCGACCTGCAGCGCCTGGGCGGCGATCTCCTGCACGCCCTGCAGCTCGAGGTCGCCGCGCGAGAGCACCCGGATCCCGGCTGCCTCGGCGCGCTCGGCGTAGTGTCGCGAGTTCGCGAACTCCTGGATGCCGATCTGCGCCACGCGCGTGCCGGCGAGCCCGGCATCGAGCAGTCGCTGCACGGGGGAGCCGTTCGAGCGCCCGTCGCGCAGGTCGTGGTGGGCGTCGATCGTGATGAGACCGGCGGTCGCGATGCGCTCGCCCCAGCTGCCGAGCGCCGCGGGCACGGTCGCGGCGTTGTCGCCGCCGAGCACGATCGCGAGCCGCGCACGGCCAGCCGCGCGCGCGACGAGTGCGGTGGCGCCCTCCTCGTCGGCGTCCGGGTCGGATGCGTCACCGGCGTCGGCGATGCGGAGTGCCGCGAGCGGAGTGCTCCCCGAGGCATGTGGCGAATACCGGCGCAGCGCCTCGCGCACGGCACGGGGCGTGGCGTGCGCCTGCGTGGGGCTCAGCGAGGTCGTGTGCGTGCCGATGCCGACGAGCACGGCGTCGAGCTCGTCGCCGGCCTCGTCGAGCGGTGACCAGTCGCCGGCCCGCGGCCAGCTGGGGTCGTTGGGAAGCTGGGAGGTCGACGGAGCCATGCCGCGACGCTAGCAAGCCCGCGCGTCTGCCCATGCCGTCGACCCAGGCGGGGAATCTGCTGCTGGTGCTTCTCAGGAGCGTGTGGTTTCGTGTCGGCGAAGGCCGCGAGAAGCGCGGCTCTGACCGGAGGACTGCACATGGGCTTCGAAGATCTCGTCAACAAGGGCAAGGAAGCGCTGAACAGCGAGCAGGGCGAGCAGATCAGCGACCAGGCCATCCAGGGCGGCGGCGACGCGTTCGACAAGGTGACCGGTGGCAAGTTCGCCGAGCACACCGACGGCGTGCAGCAGCAGGCCGATGGCTTCGTCGGCCAGCAGGACCAGCAGGACCAGCAGCAGCAGTAGTCGCTGCAGGCGAGGGGCGGGGACGAGCGTCCTCGCCCCTCTCGCTTGCCCGGACTCCCGCGAGGCGACGCGGAAGTCCGCGCGACACGCCCGGGTTGCATGAACCTCTGCATCCGTGCGAGAATCGTCAGGTTGCAAACGCGACGGATTCTCGTCGCTCACTGCTCTGGCTGTGCACAGGTCGAACACGAACCTGGGCCGCGAGCAGCCCCCCAACAAGAACTTCGCCGAAGCAGAGCGTGGCATGTCCATGCTCGGCTGCGGTGCGCGCCCCTCGTGGGCATTGACAGAAGAACAGCGGTGCACTCGAGGGTGCGTTGCGAGCAGCCTGAACGGCTGCGTCGACAGGAAGAGAGTCAGCCATGGCGGGACAGAAGATCCGCATCCGACTGAAGTCGTACGACCACGAGGTCATCGACTCCTCGGCGCGCAAGATCGTCGACACCGTGACCCGTGCGGGCGCGACGGTGGTGGGCCCTGTGCCGCTGCCGACCGAGAAGAACGTGGTCGTGGTGATCCGTTCACCTCACAAGTACAAGGACAGCCGCGAGCACTTCGAGAAGCGCACGCACAAGCGACTCATCGACATCATCGACCCGACGCCGAAGGCAGTCGACTCGCTCATGCGCCTCGACCTGCCCGCTGACGTCAACATCGAGATCAAGCTTTAAGGAACGCAATGTCGAAGATCACGACGACTCGCGGCCTGCTCGGCACGAAGCTCGGGATGACCCAGGTCTGGGATGAGCAGAACAAGCTCGTCCCCGTCACGGTGCTCGAGATCACGCCGAATGTGGTCACGCAGATCCGCACGCCCGAGAAGGATGGCTACGCAGCCATCCAGATCGCCGCCGGCCAGATCGACCCGCGCAAGGTGAACCAGCCTGCTGCCGGTCATTTCGAGGCCGCTGGCGTCACGCCGCGCCGCCACCTCACCGAGGTCCGCACCGACAACGCCGGAGCCTACGAGCTCGGCCAGGAGCTGGCCGTCGACCTGTTCGCCGCCGGCCAGAAGGTCGACGTCGTTGGCACGTCGAAGGGCAAGGGCTTCGCCGGTGTCATGAAGCGCCACAACTTCGCTGGCGTCTCGGCATCGCACGGTGCCCACCGCAACCACCGCAAGCCCG
Proteins encoded in this window:
- the rpsJ gene encoding 30S ribosomal protein S10; the encoded protein is MAGQKIRIRLKSYDHEVIDSSARKIVDTVTRAGATVVGPVPLPTEKNVVVVIRSPHKYKDSREHFEKRTHKRLIDIIDPTPKAVDSLMRLDLPADVNIEIKL
- a CDS encoding methyltransferase domain-containing protein — protein: MLLGGLLARDPEAHETMDDPDCDPVMLARTFARFALVNALVSSPGALYRHWIRPRLRAGEAVRMLDVGTGGGDLPRRLLRWASRDGGALTAVAIDPDPRAIAAALDGPSMPGLDLRQTTTRALAVSGERFDVVVSNHVLHHLSPHELGAILADSERLAAPGGVVVHGDIARSPLAYAAFAAATLPFESTLLRDTFIRADGLASIRRSHTRAELARAAPPGWRVQRGFPARLELVRGAP
- a CDS encoding arginase family protein, which translates into the protein MAPSTSQLPNDPSWPRAGDWSPLDEAGDELDAVLVGIGTHTTSLSPTQAHATPRAVREALRRYSPHASGSTPLAALRIADAGDASDPDADEEGATALVARAAGRARLAIVLGGDNAATVPAALGSWGERIATAGLITIDAHHDLRDGRSNGSPVQRLLDAGLAGTRVAQIGIQEFANSRHYAERAEAAGIRVLSRGDLELQGVQEIAAQALQVAGAAGGPVHVDVDVDVCDRSVAPGCPASVPGGISAWQLRSLIRALVADDRVRSIDFTEVDATADTADGRTVRLVALGVLEALAALAGRERPVPRLRAV
- the rplC gene encoding 50S ribosomal protein L3, coding for MSKITTTRGLLGTKLGMTQVWDEQNKLVPVTVLEITPNVVTQIRTPEKDGYAAIQIAAGQIDPRKVNQPAAGHFEAAGVTPRRHLTEVRTDNAGAYELGQELAVDLFAAGQKVDVVGTSKGKGFAGVMKRHNFAGVSASHGAHRNHRKPGSIGASSTPSRVFRGKRMPGRMGGERVSVMNLTVHSIDVVQGLMLVKGAVPGARGRLVYVRNAVKGA
- a CDS encoding NAD(P)/FAD-dependent oxidoreductase, producing MTWRPGSARPGIEQHDVAIVGAGAVGLLLACLLSQRGIDVVVLERRSEPGSASRAFGIHPPGLAALDAAGVGETVRAEALEIRSGAALSGGRRIATLDLSERPVHALPQHRTEMILRERLAALAPAALRTGAEVIGLWQDADGVELTLTGGGCVGARWAVGADGVRSRVRQLLGIELRQRRGVAGYAMADVDDADAGAAALLHLEPGGIVESFPLPAGRRRWVVRLAQPQASVTAEQLQRILDERLRGPSGSMRSAAVPSAELPHAAPPGGTVPSGTVPSGTVPSAFLARQRLAARFASGRVALAGDAAHELSPIGGQGMSLGWLDALALERAIAGAQPGAAPFATYARVRRAAAARAMRRAAWNMAMGAPASESVLAGRLALVRALALPPARAALVAAFTMRGL
- a CDS encoding antitoxin, with product MGFEDLVNKGKEALNSEQGEQISDQAIQGGGDAFDKVTGGKFAEHTDGVQQQADGFVGQQDQQDQQQQ